In the genome of Ptychodera flava strain L36383 chromosome 13, AS_Pfla_20210202, whole genome shotgun sequence, one region contains:
- the LOC139148722 gene encoding uncharacterized protein has translation MVFYHSLQAKVKAVVQMVNEKMATISAVHEKYKELYGASQQAAANKRRAANENRKKKKRAAISASLNTNPHVKAKCRREMAKDIHSTDIATLFNRQERGDKGAQQVPACTEPKRYGICLLSSMKPLP, from the exons ATGGTTTTCTACCACTCTCTACAAGCCAAGGTCAAGGCAGTTGTGCAAATGGTAAATgagaaaatggccaccatatcagctgtgcatgaGAAATACAAAGAACTGTACGGAGCTAGCCAGCAGGCAGCAGCCAATAAAAGGAGAGCTGCTAACGAAAacagaaagaagaagaaaagagcTGCGATATCAGCATCACTCAATACCAATCCACATGTCAAGGCAAAGTGCCGAAGAGAGATGGCAAAGGACATCCACTCAACTGACATTGCCACTTTATTCAACAGACAAGAAAGGGGAGACAAAG GTGCTCAGCAGGTACCTGCATGTACCGAACCAAAAAGATATGGGATCTGCCTACTGTCATCCATGAAGCCACTGCCATAG
- the LOC139147901 gene encoding forkhead box protein H1-like, whose protein sequence is MANSNGDSLARQSRTRGVTRPHYTRHSKPPFSFVELITIAIESSLTKMLTLREITDYLERTFVCFQGDYTGWKNSVRHNLSASGRFDKVLRDFRRPFGKDNFWAVKPNSKLDIKKMQARLVSYLAKDAASSTKTGTKHISYFESLKNNSTTALQSCRVPTQGRSAAELNRHQKIQTQSAPPSISETTGCQRQSGEALHGDQSYGQYRHMQQWYPNYFYHTTPSSQNQQDFYTPANHQTHCQFEQSATSPNHITAYSDSACPDDGGVQNRFANDARDQEAPSGLSTELTDHYDENFYSFAEDSKHFQSKMPSSQPDQKPQWTHFRSGDQSSEINAPIYDRVTECTCSYNHTNSIVNAKTGDYQSVHDVLDEMSAMVDDTSLDSLAAIAMARYF, encoded by the exons atggccaactcgAACGGAGATTCCCTGGCTCGGCAGTCCCGCACCAGAGGCGTTACGCGGCCACACTACACGAGACACAGCAAACCGCCGTTCTCCTTCGTGGAGCTGATCACCATAGCCATCGAGTCGTCCCTGACTAAAATGCTTACCTTGCGAGAAATAACAGATTACTTGGAGCGAACCTTCGTCTGCTTTCAGGGTGACTACACGGGCTGGAAGAACAGCGTTCGCCACAACCTCTCCGCCAGCGGCCGCTTCGATAAAGTGCTGCGGGACTTCCGCCGGCCGTTCGGGAAGGACAACTTCTGGGCAGTGAAACCGAATTCCAAACTGGACATCAAGAAGATGCAGGCACGACTTGTGAGCTATCTGGCCAAGGACGCCGCATCGTCGACCAAAACAGGTACGAAGCATATCAGTTATTTCGAATCCCTGAAGAACAACTCAACGACAGCCTTGCAATCTTGCAGAGTACCGACACAAGGCCGCTCTGCTGCAGAACTAAACCGACATCAGAAAATTCAAACCCAGTCGGCACCTCCCTCGATAAGTGAGACGACGGGCTGTCAACGGCAGAGTGGCGAAGCGTTGCACGGCGATCAGTCGTACGGACAGTATCGACACATGCAACAATGGTACCCGAATTACTTTTACCACACGACACCGTCTTCGCAAAACCAGCAAGATTTCTACACCCCTGCAAACCACCAGACCCACTGTCAATTTGAACAGAGTGCGACAAGTCCCAACCACATCACAGCTTACTCCGACAGCGCGTGCCCGGACGATGGAGGAGTACAGAACAGATTCGCGAACGACGCCCGTGACCAAGAAGCACCATCAGGTctttcaacagaactcactgaCCATTACGACGAAAATTTCTACTCCTTTGCAGAAGACAGcaaacattttcaaagcaaaatGCCAAGCTCTCAACCGGATCAG AAACCCCAGTGGACGCACTTCAGAAGCGGGGACCAGAGTTCGGAGATCAACGCACCAATCTACGACCGAGTTACGGAGTGCACATGTTCATACAATCACACCAACAGCATCGTGAACGCCAAGACGGGTGACTACCAATCGGTGCACGACGTCCTCGATGAAATGTCTGCTATGGTGGATGACACAAGCCTAGATTCCCTGGCAGCGATAGCTATGGCCAGGTATTTCTAG